A section of the Methanofollis sp. UBA420 genome encodes:
- a CDS encoding ArsR family transcriptional regulator, protein MVPLLLTFNNPKFKQMYELLNKNWMTEDELCEQCGEQACVASCLSILRKGNLIEEQWRMPKPGQKPCKEYRTTYGTFRASFQCTMTDLADLIYIALSTDDNLRTLVSNIDDELKTGNSSISDIGRKFGVSSLFVKALSKRIPHLDVKGQGLVYADNNGR, encoded by the coding sequence ATGGTTCCGCTGCTGCTCACATTCAATAATCCAAAGTTCAAACAGATGTATGAACTGCTCAACAAGAACTGGATGACCGAGGACGAGCTCTGTGAGCAGTGCGGAGAACAAGCCTGCGTCGCCTCCTGCCTCTCGATACTCAGGAAGGGGAACCTCATCGAGGAGCAGTGGCGGATGCCCAAGCCAGGCCAGAAGCCGTGCAAGGAATACAGGACGACCTATGGCACCTTCAGGGCAAGTTTCCAGTGCACGATGACCGACCTTGCAGACCTGATCTACATCGCCCTGTCCACGGACGATAACCTGCGGACACTCGTATCCAATATCGATGACGAACTGAAGACCGGAAACTCGTCCATCTCCGATATCGGCCGGAAGTTCGGGGTGTCGTCTCTCTTTGTCAAGGCACTCTCCAAGAGGATTCCGCACCTTGACGT
- the hypF gene encoding carbamoyltransferase HypF: MQNRGKIIIRGIVQGVGFRPFVYACAGKFGISGWVKNLGSRVEVAAAGARFPEFVDAVSKGTPLSVIDSVEVLPLDDAVAPGFSILSSGTGALDGMIPPDVAICDACVRDIDTPGGRYAGYWATSCVNCGPRYSIIRTLPYDRERTAMEEFPMCDACGAEYTDPACRRHHAQTIACDACGPSLLLLGPDGRGVACGDPVAEAAALLDAGKVLAVRGVGGFHLACVEEAAGTLKARLGRTEQPLAVMVRDDAAAARYAALSPEEEEALHSRVRPIVVAKKRDAHAHTGISSLHTIGVMLPYTGLHHLLFARLSHDLLIMTSANMPGTPMITDTENAVRGLKGQADAFLVHSREIVNRCDDSVVRDGYIIRLSRGIAPKRKAVDLGTRCILGVGPELNATTTIYRNGFAVTSPHIGNVRNPTTLAYLQETVEKIGRLLGAEVEVVAHDLHPGFLSTRYARDLADERGADLVAVQHHRAHIAAVTAEECVGIAIDGVGYGDDGTVWGGEVFAGAVPDLKRVAHIEAVPMPGGDLATKFPERMLYGILPEEATRDLLAARGWGEVELGVLGRQVERRFNTPMTSSTGRVLDGASALLGICRERTYDGEPAMKLEAAAAEGTPADWDLSFGSDGSCEVLKTTDLLRTAARAQAAGGRAADIAASVQHNLARGVAALAVHAAEERGIRMVALSGGVAYNAAIRETIRSCVETAGLSFVTSREYPLGDGCISYGQCVWAGAVTRER, encoded by the coding sequence ATGCAGAACAGGGGAAAGATCATCATCCGCGGAATTGTCCAGGGGGTTGGATTTCGTCCCTTTGTCTATGCCTGCGCCGGGAAATTCGGCATTTCAGGGTGGGTGAAAAACCTCGGGAGCCGTGTCGAGGTGGCCGCTGCCGGTGCGCGCTTTCCCGAGTTCGTGGACGCCGTATCGAAGGGCACGCCTCTCTCCGTTATCGACTCGGTGGAGGTGCTCCCCCTCGACGACGCGGTGGCCCCGGGTTTTTCCATTCTCTCAAGCGGCACCGGGGCCCTCGACGGGATGATCCCCCCGGACGTGGCGATCTGCGACGCGTGTGTCAGGGACATCGATACGCCCGGCGGCCGGTACGCGGGCTACTGGGCGACATCGTGTGTGAACTGCGGGCCGCGGTACAGCATCATCAGGACGCTCCCGTACGACCGGGAAAGGACGGCGATGGAAGAGTTCCCGATGTGCGACGCCTGCGGGGCGGAGTACACCGATCCGGCCTGCCGCCGGCACCATGCCCAGACGATCGCCTGCGACGCCTGCGGCCCGTCCCTCCTCCTCCTCGGCCCTGACGGGAGGGGGGTCGCGTGCGGCGACCCGGTGGCGGAGGCGGCGGCACTCCTGGATGCCGGGAAGGTCCTTGCGGTCAGGGGCGTCGGCGGCTTCCACCTCGCCTGTGTCGAGGAGGCGGCGGGCACTCTCAAGGCCCGTCTCGGGCGGACCGAACAGCCCCTCGCGGTGATGGTGCGGGACGACGCAGCAGCAGCGCGGTACGCCGCCCTCTCCCCCGAGGAGGAGGAGGCCCTGCACAGCCGTGTCAGGCCGATCGTCGTCGCAAAAAAACGTGACGCCCATGCCCATACCGGGATCTCGTCCCTCCATACCATCGGCGTCATGCTGCCGTACACCGGCCTCCACCACCTCCTCTTTGCCCGTCTCTCCCATGACCTGCTGATCATGACGAGCGCGAACATGCCGGGCACCCCGATGATCACCGACACGGAGAACGCGGTCAGGGGCCTCAAGGGGCAGGCCGACGCCTTCCTGGTCCACAGCCGCGAGATCGTGAACCGCTGCGACGACTCGGTGGTGCGGGACGGCTACATCATCAGACTCTCCCGCGGCATCGCCCCGAAGAGGAAGGCGGTCGATCTCGGGACGCGGTGCATCCTCGGCGTCGGCCCGGAACTGAACGCCACGACGACGATCTACAGGAACGGTTTTGCGGTGACCTCGCCCCATATCGGGAACGTGAGGAACCCGACGACCCTCGCCTACCTGCAGGAGACGGTGGAGAAGATCGGCCGCCTCCTCGGCGCGGAGGTCGAGGTGGTCGCCCACGACCTCCACCCCGGTTTTCTCTCGACGCGCTATGCCCGCGACCTCGCCGACGAGAGAGGAGCGGACCTCGTCGCGGTCCAGCACCACCGCGCTCACATCGCGGCGGTGACAGCGGAGGAGTGCGTCGGCATCGCCATCGACGGCGTCGGCTACGGCGACGACGGCACGGTCTGGGGCGGCGAGGTCTTTGCCGGCGCGGTGCCTGACCTGAAGAGAGTCGCGCACATCGAGGCTGTGCCGATGCCGGGCGGCGACCTGGCGACAAAGTTCCCGGAACGGATGCTCTACGGCATCCTCCCGGAGGAAGCGACCCGCGACCTCCTCGCCGCCCGCGGCTGGGGCGAGGTCGAACTCGGCGTCCTCGGGCGGCAGGTCGAGAGGCGGTTCAACACTCCCATGACGAGCAGCACCGGGCGTGTCCTGGACGGGGCCTCGGCCCTCCTCGGCATCTGCCGGGAGCGGACCTATGACGGCGAGCCCGCGATGAAGCTGGAGGCGGCGGCGGCAGAGGGGACTCCCGCAGACTGGGACCTCTCCTTCGGCAGCGACGGATCCTGCGAGGTCTTGAAGACGACCGACCTCCTGCGGACCGCGGCCAGGGCGCAGGCCGCGGGCGGGCGGGCCGCGGACATCGCCGCCTCGGTGCAGCACAACCTCGCCCGCGGCGTCGCCGCCCTCGCGGTCCATGCGGCCGAAGAGCGCGGGATCAGGATGGTCGCCCTCTCCGGCGGTGTCGCCTACAACGCGGCGATCAGGGAGACGATCCGCTCGTGCGTCGAGACGGCGGGCCTCTCCTTCGTCACCAGCCGCGAGTACCCCCTCGGCGACGGCTGCATCAGTTACGGGCAGTGCGTCTGGGCCGGGGCGGTGACGCGGGAGAGGTAG
- a CDS encoding alpha/beta hydrolase — protein sequence MWISCSLICLCLLLTAGCTGAVDNRTSATPAVTLAPSSPPISINDTPVRYADVNGVRLAYREFGAGEPLLLITGFGGVMETWNETFVGILAGQYHVYIYDHRAMGHSGDTDAPYTIPRLSDDAAGLMGALGHESMHVYGVSMGSSVAQQLVIDHPETVRKLVLSSSTYSARLNETKTLHDTLAACSGNASLPSGLRKEANANLAWNGTYDDLSGITKDVMLLVGTADEITPDAISVRMAGEIPGSWLVRFRGIPHVGSSHAPEEYGRTVVTFLGTNESPA from the coding sequence ATGTGGATCTCGTGTAGTCTGATCTGCCTTTGCCTGCTCCTAACGGCAGGGTGCACGGGAGCGGTTGACAACAGAACATCGGCGACGCCGGCAGTCACACTCGCACCGTCCTCCCCGCCGATATCCATCAACGACACCCCCGTCCGGTACGCGGACGTGAACGGCGTTCGTCTGGCATACAGGGAGTTCGGCGCGGGCGAACCCCTGCTGCTGATCACCGGGTTCGGCGGTGTGATGGAGACGTGGAACGAGACATTCGTCGGCATCCTTGCCGGGCAGTACCATGTCTACATCTACGACCACCGTGCGATGGGACACAGCGGCGACACCGACGCACCCTACACGATCCCCCGGCTCTCCGACGATGCGGCCGGCCTGATGGGGGCGCTCGGCCATGAGAGCATGCACGTGTACGGCGTCTCGATGGGGTCGTCGGTTGCGCAGCAACTCGTCATCGACCACCCAGAAACGGTCAGAAAACTCGTCCTCTCCTCGTCCACCTACAGCGCCAGACTGAACGAGACGAAAACGTTGCACGACACGCTCGCGGCGTGCTCCGGGAACGCATCCCTGCCTTCGGGTCTGCGAAAAGAGGCGAACGCAAACCTCGCCTGGAACGGCACCTACGACGATCTCTCCGGCATCACGAAGGACGTGATGCTCCTTGTCGGGACCGCCGACGAGATCACGCCCGATGCGATTTCTGTCCGGATGGCCGGGGAGATCCCGGGGTCGTGGCTCGTGCGGTTCAGGGGCATCCCCCATGTCGGGTCGTCCCATGCGCCCGAGGAGTACGGCCGGACGGTCGTGACCTTCCTCGGCACAAACGAGTCCCCGGCCTGA
- a CDS encoding HNH endonuclease: MVYSGMNEIKETLSSILPDEKYRKRCLSLFAESVVEAHSHGRNKWGVYCFREGARKGIRLLVGGLIVFTIDKDGMWLSLDAAFLNEKKDEQRVLEKSDVWRWGRGEYSEYCLIPSRNGYYVPSDMNFDLWPVIRMFHFAHLRNAANKYGQLRSDSQENHTPALLVYLREELGQNLPSPDYGAAPGDDSIQELADFNRTYRELPETQRKSIVLSRIGQGPFRSDLEKYWKTCAVTGCAVSELLVASHIKPWRDSDNFERLDVYNGLLLAPHVDRAFDRGYVSFDDEGRIILSDAFSDRDQRILGIHSDMKLRKIEPNHLGYLDYHRKNILKR; the protein is encoded by the coding sequence ATGGTTTATTCGGGGATGAATGAAATCAAAGAAACTCTCTCATCAATTTTGCCCGATGAAAAATATCGAAAGAGGTGTCTGTCCTTATTCGCGGAATCAGTCGTCGAAGCACATTCACATGGCAGGAACAAGTGGGGCGTATATTGTTTTCGTGAAGGTGCCCGGAAAGGTATTCGGCTCCTGGTGGGGGGTCTCATTGTTTTTACGATCGATAAAGACGGGATGTGGTTGTCTCTTGATGCGGCGTTCTTGAATGAGAAAAAAGATGAACAGCGTGTTTTAGAAAAGAGCGACGTCTGGCGCTGGGGCAGAGGGGAGTATTCTGAGTATTGTTTGATCCCTTCACGGAACGGATATTATGTCCCTTCGGATATGAATTTTGATCTCTGGCCGGTAATTCGTATGTTTCATTTTGCGCATCTCAGAAATGCTGCAAACAAATACGGCCAGTTACGATCAGATAGCCAGGAAAATCATACTCCTGCATTACTGGTGTATTTAAGAGAGGAACTGGGACAGAATCTTCCGAGCCCTGATTATGGAGCGGCACCTGGCGATGATAGTATTCAGGAGCTTGCAGACTTTAATAGAACATATCGAGAATTGCCTGAGACCCAACGCAAATCAATTGTTCTGAGTCGTATTGGCCAGGGGCCGTTCCGTTCTGATCTGGAGAAATACTGGAAGACCTGCGCGGTGACAGGGTGTGCGGTATCTGAACTGCTCGTTGCGTCTCATATAAAGCCATGGAGGGATTCGGATAATTTCGAACGCCTTGATGTCTATAACGGGTTATTGCTTGCTCCCCATGTAGACCGTGCTTTTGATAGGGGGTATGTGAGTTTTGATGACGAGGGAAGGATCATCCTGAGTGATGCATTCAGTGACCGCGATCAGAGGATACTTGGCATTCATTCGGATATGAAACTCAGAAAGATAGAACCGAACCATCTCGGGTATCTGGATTATCACAGGAAGAATATTCTCAAAAGATGA
- a CDS encoding cupin domain-containing protein: protein MIVKHTSDVPAEPQEKPGFSKMTARFLLTADAGCPRYALRLMEFAPGGCTSYHRHREEHEMYILEGEGVCVGEGKETPVKAGDAVYTAPCEFHQMKNTGDGVMRMICTVPLFAGKDGKTTTPCEE, encoded by the coding sequence ATGATCGTCAAACATACGTCTGATGTCCCTGCCGAACCGCAGGAGAAGCCCGGTTTTTCAAAGATGACGGCGCGTTTTCTCCTCACGGCGGACGCCGGGTGCCCGCGGTACGCGTTGCGGCTGATGGAGTTCGCCCCCGGCGGGTGCACCTCGTACCACCGGCACAGGGAGGAGCACGAGATGTACATCCTGGAGGGCGAGGGTGTGTGCGTGGGTGAAGGAAAGGAAACTCCCGTGAAGGCCGGGGACGCGGTCTATACCGCGCCATGCGAATTTCACCAGATGAAGAACACCGGCGACGGCGTGATGCGGATGATCTGCACGGTCCCGCTCTTCGCGGGGAAGGACGGGAAGACGACGACGCCGTGCGAGGAGTGA
- the rpl12p gene encoding 50S ribosomal protein P1 — MEYIYAALLLHNAGKDINEENVKAVLSAAGIAADDARVKALVAALDGVDIEEAISKAAVATVAAAPAAAAPAAAAPVEEEAEEEKKEEEEESGMAGLGALFG; from the coding sequence ATGGAATACATCTACGCTGCACTGCTCCTGCACAACGCAGGTAAGGACATCAACGAAGAGAATGTCAAGGCTGTTCTCTCCGCTGCCGGTATCGCCGCTGACGACGCTCGTGTGAAGGCCCTCGTGGCCGCACTCGACGGTGTTGACATTGAGGAGGCCATCTCGAAGGCCGCCGTCGCCACCGTTGCCGCTGCACCCGCCGCAGCCGCTCCGGCCGCAGCCGCCCCTGTTGAGGAAGAGGCTGAGGAAGAGAAGAAGGAAGAGGAAGAAGAGTCCGGCATGGCCGGCCTCGGTGCCCTCTTCGGCTAA
- a CDS encoding 50S ribosomal protein L10 — translation MALYTHHLPTWKKSEVEAIKQHFADYPVVGLVDMYGIPASQLQHIRQNLREVAYIKMTRNTLTSRALDEVGGEVATMAGHIAGQSALIFTKENPFKLYKLLEQTKTKMAAKPGETAPEDIVVAKGPTSFKPGPIVGELQQAGIPAVIEAGKVKIKDTKTVVKKGEVINAKMADVLAKLDVKPMDVGLILRAAFQNGTVFAPETLAIDESAYLGKISLAAQQAFNLSVNAAIPTTETTGAILAKAVRDARSLGIEAGVYEKDIIDAIIEKAYRSSLALKGIVEE, via the coding sequence ATGGCGCTCTACACTCACCACCTGCCCACGTGGAAGAAGAGCGAGGTCGAGGCGATCAAGCAGCACTTTGCCGATTACCCGGTGGTCGGGCTCGTGGATATGTACGGTATCCCGGCGAGTCAGCTCCAGCACATCAGGCAGAACCTCCGCGAGGTCGCCTATATCAAGATGACCCGCAACACCCTGACCTCTCGTGCTCTCGACGAGGTCGGTGGCGAGGTCGCCACGATGGCCGGGCACATTGCCGGACAGAGTGCGCTTATCTTCACGAAAGAGAACCCCTTCAAGCTCTACAAGCTCCTTGAGCAGACGAAGACGAAGATGGCCGCAAAGCCGGGCGAGACTGCTCCGGAGGACATCGTCGTCGCCAAGGGCCCGACGAGCTTCAAGCCCGGTCCGATCGTCGGCGAGCTTCAGCAGGCCGGCATTCCGGCCGTGATCGAGGCCGGCAAGGTCAAGATCAAGGACACGAAGACGGTCGTGAAGAAGGGCGAGGTCATCAACGCGAAGATGGCCGACGTGCTCGCAAAGCTTGACGTCAAGCCGATGGATGTCGGCCTGATCCTTCGGGCGGCATTCCAGAACGGCACGGTGTTTGCACCTGAGACGCTCGCGATCGACGAGTCGGCCTACCTTGGCAAGATCTCGCTCGCGGCCCAGCAGGCATTTAACCTGTCGGTGAACGCTGCGATCCCGACCACGGAGACGACCGGTGCGATCCTGGCGAAGGCCGTCCGCGACGCCCGCAGCCTCGGTATCGAGGCCGGTGTCTACGAGAAGGATATCATCGACGCGATCATTGAAAAGGCGTACAGATCATCGCTTGCTCTGAAGGGAATTGTCGAAGAATAA
- a CDS encoding 50S ribosomal protein L1, producing the protein MVEREQILKAVQAALETAPERKFTESVDLTINLKNIDMAQPKNRIDETILLPHGMGTPIKVAVLGKGEITTQAKEVNVDLIISPEEIERLGGEPREARKIANEYRFFLAETSVMGLVGRWLGPRLGPRGRMPMPIQTGMDVRPIIERLRSSVKIRSKDKKVFHAPVGSTTMAPEELADNIDAVMKKIESVLEQGPQNVRSVYVKTTMGPAVRLI; encoded by the coding sequence ATGGTTGAGAGAGAACAGATATTGAAGGCTGTGCAGGCGGCTCTTGAGACTGCGCCGGAACGCAAGTTCACGGAGAGCGTTGATCTCACGATCAACCTCAAGAATATCGACATGGCGCAGCCGAAAAACCGTATTGATGAGACTATCCTTCTCCCGCACGGTATGGGCACGCCGATAAAGGTCGCTGTCCTCGGAAAGGGCGAGATCACGACGCAGGCAAAAGAAGTCAACGTCGACCTGATCATCAGCCCCGAAGAGATCGAGCGCCTGGGCGGCGAGCCCCGTGAGGCACGGAAGATCGCAAACGAGTACCGCTTCTTCCTTGCGGAAACAAGCGTGATGGGTCTTGTGGGTCGCTGGCTCGGTCCGAGGCTCGGTCCCCGCGGCAGGATGCCGATGCCGATCCAGACCGGGATGGACGTCCGCCCGATCATCGAGAGGCTCCGCTCCTCGGTGAAGATCCGGTCGAAGGACAAGAAGGTCTTCCACGCGCCCGTGGGCAGCACCACGATGGCTCCGGAGGAACTTGCAGACAACATCGACGCGGTCATGAAGAAGATCGAGTCTGTGCTTGAGCAGGGTCCGCAGAATGTCCGCTCGGTGTATGTGAAGACGACCATGGGTCCGGCAGTGAGGCTGATCTAA
- a CDS encoding 50S ribosomal protein L11 → MAETVEVLVPGGKATAGPPIGPALGPLGINVKAVIDEINKKTAEFNGMQVPVTIEVDEKKNFTVTVGIPPTTALVMKEAGIEKGSGEPSTQFVGDLPLEAAVRIARMKFDDMLSYRLKSAVKEVVGTCVSIGVTVEGRKPKEMLAAIDAGEFDSMLEN, encoded by the coding sequence ATGGCAGAAACGGTCGAGGTATTAGTACCCGGTGGAAAGGCAACTGCAGGCCCACCTATTGGTCCTGCCCTGGGTCCCCTCGGTATCAACGTGAAAGCGGTCATTGACGAGATCAATAAGAAGACCGCTGAATTCAACGGCATGCAGGTGCCGGTGACGATCGAAGTTGACGAGAAGAAGAACTTCACCGTAACGGTGGGTATTCCTCCGACAACCGCGCTCGTCATGAAGGAAGCTGGTATCGAGAAGGGGTCCGGCGAGCCGTCCACTCAGTTCGTGGGTGATCTGCCGCTCGAGGCCGCTGTCAGAATCGCGCGCATGAAGTTCGACGACATGCTCTCCTACCGCCTGAAGTCGGCGGTCAAGGAAGTTGTCGGGACCTGTGTCTCTATCGGTGTGACGGTCGAAGGCCGCAAGCCGAAGGAGATGCTGGCAGCGATCGATGCGGGCGAGTTCGACAGTATGCTCGAGAACTAA
- a CDS encoding transcription elongation factor Spt5: MSMTSEILTRVYAVKTTAKQERAVADGIYRAVLHDPSFKVKAVVAPDELKGYVLVEADEPHARIAELIETVPSARTVVPGETSLAEVGHYLVPKPAVSGIDEGTIVELIAGPFKGEKAVVKRVDSSKEEITVELYEAMVPIPITVRGDNVRVIDRGEA; the protein is encoded by the coding sequence ATGTCCATGACCAGCGAAATACTGACCCGGGTATATGCCGTCAAGACGACGGCAAAACAGGAGCGTGCCGTCGCGGACGGGATATACCGTGCGGTTCTGCACGACCCGTCCTTCAAGGTGAAGGCGGTGGTCGCTCCCGATGAACTGAAAGGCTACGTCCTTGTCGAGGCCGATGAGCCCCACGCACGTATCGCCGAACTGATCGAGACAGTGCCGAGCGCCCGGACAGTGGTGCCCGGCGAGACCTCCCTTGCAGAGGTCGGCCATTATCTCGTCCCGAAACCAGCCGTGTCCGGTATCGACGAGGGTACGATCGTCGAGCTCATCGCCGGACCTTTCAAGGGTGAAAAGGCCGTCGTAAAGCGGGTCGACTCCTCCAAGGAAGAGATCACCGTGGAACTGTATGAGGCCATGGTGCCGATCCCGATCACCGTGCGCGGCGACAATGTCCGCGTGATCGACCGTGGCGAAGCCTGA
- a CDS encoding protein translocase SEC61 complex subunit gamma, translating to MEINTGSARLGSLYEEYIQKYLRVLKLARTPSRDEFTKIALVAAMGVFVIGLIGFTIYELMLVLPH from the coding sequence ATGGAGATCAATACCGGATCAGCCAGATTAGGCTCTCTCTATGAGGAGTATATCCAGAAATACCTCCGCGTCCTGAAACTGGCGCGGACCCCGTCCCGTGATGAGTTTACCAAGATCGCCCTTGTTGCGGCAATGGGCGTCTTTGTCATCGGTCTCATCGGGTTTACGATCTATGAGCTGATGCTCGTTCTGCCGCACTGA
- the ftsZ gene encoding cell division protein FtsZ: MKSIVEEALSRARDEFETAVQPDDDLEELLRDLKTEIVVVGCGGGGSNTMTRIAEEGVVGARLIAVNTDAQHLIRTKADKRILIGRQRTRGLGAGSIPQIGEEAALENEDQIKTSLEGADMVFITTGLGGGTGTGSAPIVAKAAHEEGALTIAVVTLPFTSEGSIRSENAEAGLERLRDVADTVIVVPNDRLLEVVPRLPLYAAFKVADEVLMRAVKGITELITVPGLVNLDFADVRTVMERGGVAMIGMGESDAEDKAADSVKKALRSPLLDVDISGATAALVNVVGGPDMTMAEAEGVVQEVYNRIDPSARIIWGAQVDPDMQGKVRTMLVVTGVNSPQIYGRGERKSLPRVAKEFDIDFLR, encoded by the coding sequence ATGAAGTCCATAGTTGAAGAGGCATTATCACGGGCACGAGACGAGTTTGAGACCGCCGTCCAGCCGGATGACGACCTTGAGGAACTCCTGCGAGACCTCAAGACCGAGATCGTCGTCGTCGGGTGCGGCGGCGGTGGCTCGAACACGATGACCAGGATCGCCGAGGAAGGCGTGGTGGGAGCGCGGCTCATCGCGGTCAACACCGACGCCCAGCACCTGATCCGCACCAAGGCCGACAAGAGGATCCTCATCGGCCGCCAGCGGACGCGCGGCCTCGGCGCCGGTTCCATCCCCCAGATCGGCGAGGAAGCCGCCCTGGAGAACGAGGACCAGATCAAGACGTCCCTTGAGGGTGCCGACATGGTCTTCATCACCACCGGCCTCGGCGGCGGCACCGGCACCGGCTCGGCCCCGATCGTCGCCAAGGCCGCGCACGAAGAGGGCGCACTGACGATCGCCGTCGTCACCCTCCCCTTCACCTCCGAGGGATCGATCCGGTCGGAGAACGCGGAGGCCGGCCTTGAACGCCTGCGCGACGTCGCCGACACCGTGATCGTCGTCCCGAACGACCGTCTCCTCGAAGTCGTGCCGCGCCTGCCCCTCTATGCCGCCTTCAAGGTTGCCGACGAGGTGCTCATGCGTGCGGTCAAGGGGATCACCGAACTGATCACCGTGCCCGGCCTCGTGAACCTGGACTTCGCCGATGTGCGGACCGTGATGGAGCGCGGCGGCGTCGCCATGATCGGCATGGGCGAGTCCGACGCCGAGGACAAGGCTGCCGATTCCGTGAAAAAGGCCCTGCGTTCGCCTCTTCTCGACGTGGACATCTCCGGCGCGACCGCCGCGCTTGTCAACGTCGTCGGCGGCCCCGACATGACAATGGCCGAAGCCGAGGGTGTCGTCCAGGAGGTCTACAACAGGATCGACCCGAGTGCCCGGATCATCTGGGGCGCCCAGGTCGACCCTGATATGCAGGGCAAGGTGCGGACGATGCTCGTCGTCACCGGTGTGAACTCCCCCCAGATCTATGGGCGGGGCGAGCGCAAGTCTCTTCCCCGCGTGGCGAAAGAATTTGATATAGACTTTCTGAGGTGA
- a CDS encoding D-aminoacyl-tRNA deacylase, which yields MHIAFLHSSLDPAGRNLARRMGELLAERDDWPLCRAASLSFHESGGRLIYAEGADRDLGADILVFLSRHSSTHPSPALTVHVTGNYGDPAFGGDARTLAPAAPAMMHAVLRGLARHAPPGYRASYEATHHGPTSLCTPSLFVEIGSTETEWNDPAAADAAARAVLEAAPGDAIPLVGFGGTHYAVRQTEIALSSKGAFGHIAPSREVACLDRDLVAAMIRQTGAVAAYLDRKALAKTDADRLLAILVDLGLPLLSEGEITGIGDLSWETYTAVRAAAEGISPGCRLHTGTLAGTGDPVVATIPAALVSEADKADPKAFRDALDLLPAASVAGEHGEILPTFITFANQREEIIHYLISMCIKIIDDRWSTAAEGDDLVIMKARFDPDKARQLGVPKGPLFGRLSSGQPVEVGGRTITPTMVSSCSETRIHIPGLERYIDEVHS from the coding sequence ATGCATATCGCCTTCCTTCACTCGTCCCTCGACCCTGCGGGACGAAATCTCGCCCGCCGGATGGGGGAACTCCTTGCAGAACGGGACGACTGGCCTCTCTGCCGGGCGGCGTCCCTCTCCTTCCACGAGAGCGGAGGGCGTCTCATCTATGCCGAAGGGGCCGACAGGGACCTCGGCGCCGACATCCTTGTCTTCCTCTCCCGGCACTCGAGCACCCACCCGTCGCCGGCCCTCACCGTCCATGTCACCGGCAACTACGGGGACCCGGCCTTTGGCGGAGACGCCCGGACCCTCGCCCCCGCGGCCCCGGCCATGATGCACGCCGTCCTCCGCGGCCTTGCCCGCCATGCCCCGCCAGGCTACCGCGCCAGTTATGAGGCGACCCACCACGGCCCGACATCCCTTTGCACTCCCTCTCTCTTCGTCGAGATCGGGAGCACCGAGACCGAGTGGAACGACCCGGCCGCGGCAGACGCCGCCGCCCGCGCCGTCCTCGAGGCCGCGCCCGGCGACGCGATCCCCCTGGTCGGCTTCGGCGGCACCCATTATGCCGTCCGCCAGACCGAGATCGCGCTCTCCTCGAAGGGGGCCTTCGGCCACATCGCTCCCTCCCGCGAGGTCGCCTGCCTCGACCGCGACCTCGTCGCCGCGATGATCCGGCAGACCGGGGCGGTCGCCGCCTACCTCGACAGAAAAGCGCTTGCAAAAACCGACGCCGACCGTCTCCTGGCGATCCTCGTCGACCTCGGCCTGCCCCTCCTCTCGGAAGGCGAGATCACCGGTATCGGGGACCTCTCCTGGGAGACATACACGGCCGTTCGCGCGGCGGCAGAAGGGATCTCTCCGGGCTGCCGTCTTCATACCGGCACCCTTGCAGGGACGGGCGATCCTGTCGTGGCCACGATACCCGCGGCTCTCGTTTCAGAGGCGGATAAAGCCGACCCGAAGGCATTCAGGGACGCACTTGACCTCCTCCCCGCGGCATCGGTCGCCGGGGAGCACGGGGAGATCCTCCCGACATTCATCACCTTCGCGAATCAAAGAGAAGAAATAATACATTATTTAATATCCATGTGTATTAAAATCATAGATGATCGGTGGAGCACTGCAGCTGAAGGGGACGACCTCGTCATCATGAAGGCGAGATTCGACCCCGATAAGGCCCGGCAGCTCGGGGTTCCGAAAGGCCCGCTCTTCGGACGTCTTTCGAGCGGTCAGCCCGTCGAGGTCGGAGGGCGGACGATCACCCCGACCATGGTCAGTTCCTGCAGTGAAACACGCATCCACATCCCGGGGTTGGAGAGGTATATCGATGAAGTCCATAGTTGA